GTGGTAGAGCCAGAACCGGAACCTGAGCCGATCCCCGAACCGCCAAAAGAAGCACCGGTGGTCATTGAAAAGCCGAAGCCGAAACCTAAGCCAAAACCGAAGCCGGTGAAAAAGGTACAGGAGCAGCCAAAACGCGATGTCAAACCCGTAGAGTCGCGTCCGGCATCACCGTTTGAAAATACGGCACCGGCACGCCTGACATCAAGTACAGCAACGGCTGAAACCAGCAAGCCGGTTACCAGTGTGGCTTCAGGACCACGCGCATTAAGCCGTAATAAGCCGCAGTATCCGGCACG
Above is a genomic segment from Desulfopila inferna containing:
- a CDS encoding TonB family protein gives rise to the protein VVEPEPEPEPIPEPPKEAPVVIEKPKPKPKPKPKPVKKVQEQPKRDVKPVESRPASPFENTAPARLTSSTATAETSKPVTSVASGPRALSRNKPQYPARAQALRIEGQVKVKFDVTPDGRVDNVQILSAKPANMFER